Sequence from the Pyrobaculum neutrophilum V24Sta genome:
TACGCTAGCCGCAGGCCGCCTCTAGGTAGCGGAGGTACCGCCTCTTCAGCTCGCCGTGTGGGTGGTGGCCCTCTACATGGCCCCAGGGGAGCGGGTCGTCCCTCGGGGCGAAGACGTAGCCGAAGGCGCCCTCCCTTAGGAGCCGCTTTAGGTAGCCCACGGGGGAGGGGGCCCCCGCGGCCTCCTCTATATGCCCAGCGACCTCCCTCCCGCCTAGGGCGAGCGCCGCCTGTACCGCGCCTAGCTCCGGCTCGTAGTAGGTGAACTCGTCGTGGGGGGCCCTCCTGAGGAGGGCTATCTTCTCCCTGAGCCTCCTGGGCTTCTCCATGGCGCTGTATTGAAGCGGGGTCTGGGGCTTGGGGATGAAGGGGTTGACGCTTAGCGCTAGGCGGGCGCCCCTCCTCTTCGCCTCGGCCGCAAGCTCCGCGACCTCCTCTAGGTCGTCGTCTCTTTCGCAGGGGAGTCCCACCATCAGATACATCTTGATCTTTAGGCCTAGAGACGCCGCCTGCTCCGCCACCCTCAACACGTCTCTGTCAGAGATGTCTTTGCCCAGGGCCTTCCTAAGCCTTTCGCTGGATTCCGGGGCTATGGTTAAGGTCCTCTGCCCAAGGGCCGCGATCAGCTCCAGCGTTTCGCCGTCGAGGAGCTCCGCCCTAAGCGAGGGCAGAGATAGGGGCACGCCTCTGCCCAGGGCCTCCCTCAGGAGATCTTTGAAGTGGGGGTGGGCGTTTGCGGTGAGGGCGACTAGGGAGGGCCTTATGCCGTATTTCCCGTAGAGCTCCTCCGCATCCCGGAGCGCCGCCTGCCAGTCCCTCGGCCTATACGGCTTAGTTATGTAGCTCTCCATGCAGAAGAGGCAACTGTAGGGGCAGCCCCTCGCCAGCTCCACCGAGAGGCTGAAGGCCGCCTCGGGCTCGGGTATACGCCTGTAGTCGTAGGCCGCGTCTGCGGCGTGGGCGATCTTAACCCTGTGGGGGCCGCGCGCCGGGTAGTAAAGCCCCTCGGCCTCCTCCCCCGTGGCTATGTATCGCACGAGGGCTCCCCAAAGGGGCTCCAGCTCCCCCACGGCAACGGCGTCGGCGAATTCGGCCAGCGGCTCCGGGTTGGCGGAGACGGGGGGCCCGCCGACCACCAGCCGCGG
This genomic interval carries:
- a CDS encoding B12-binding domain-containing radical SAM protein, whose translation is MRRVAYRKNAIKVALLYPSTYAVAMSSAVFHMLYFKLQDEGFYVERFTADRGPRGVEDGTPLSHFDYVVATVHYELDYVNLVKMLREAGLSPRSAGREKPRLVVGGPPVSANPEPLAEFADAVAVGELEPLWGALVRYIATGEEAEGLYYPARGPHRVKIAHAADAAYDYRRIPEPEAAFSLSVELARGCPYSCLFCMESYITKPYRPRDWQAALRDAEELYGKYGIRPSLVALTANAHPHFKDLLREALGRGVPLSLPSLRAELLDGETLELIAALGQRTLTIAPESSERLRKALGKDISDRDVLRVAEQAASLGLKIKMYLMVGLPCERDDDLEEVAELAAEAKRRGARLALSVNPFIPKPQTPLQYSAMEKPRRLREKIALLRRAPHDEFTYYEPELGAVQAALALGGREVAGHIEEAAGAPSPVGYLKRLLREGAFGYVFAPRDDPLPWGHVEGHHPHGELKRRYLRYLEAACG